From one Pseudomonas sp. S35 genomic stretch:
- a CDS encoding sigma 54-interacting transcriptional regulator: MSTSLKDYQQVRGLAIQSLFEIIEQSSEGTVIVDRDANIVWMNERYAKRFGLKSADEAIGQPCEQVISNSLLRQVVRNDQPILLDIQDTPKGPLVVMRLPIHNDAGAVIGAIGFALFDELRNLSPLIERYLSMQQELASTRSLLRARQSKYNFAHFIGTSAASLEVKRRARRSASAESPVLLLGETGTGKELLAQAIHGASHRAHKAFVSINSAAIPHDLLEAEFFGTAPGAFTGADRKGRPGKFQIAQGGTLFLDEIGDMPLPLQSKLLRVLQEKEFEPVGSNEMLHSDVRVIAATSMDLEAAIKRGEFRADLYYRLNVLPIQVPPLRERLEDIPALSEAILEELRSQHELDRDALALLAQHAWPGNIRELRNVLERAALLSDDLVLNAEEIRAAIGTFSPVERGAVATVEGETFAAARERFDRQVIGAALKACDANVVEAARRLGLGRSTLYKKMVALGIA; encoded by the coding sequence ATGAGCACCAGCCTGAAGGACTACCAACAGGTTCGCGGCCTGGCGATCCAGTCACTGTTCGAGATCATCGAGCAGTCCAGCGAAGGCACAGTGATTGTCGACCGCGACGCCAATATCGTGTGGATGAACGAGCGCTACGCCAAACGTTTCGGCCTCAAGAGCGCTGACGAAGCCATCGGCCAACCCTGCGAACAGGTGATTTCCAACAGCCTGTTGCGTCAGGTGGTGCGCAATGACCAGCCGATCTTGCTGGACATCCAGGACACCCCAAAAGGCCCGTTGGTGGTGATGCGCCTGCCGATCCACAACGACGCAGGCGCGGTGATCGGTGCGATTGGTTTTGCACTGTTCGATGAACTGCGCAACCTGTCGCCACTGATCGAGCGCTACCTGAGCATGCAGCAGGAACTGGCCTCCACCCGCTCGCTGCTGCGTGCGCGCCAGAGCAAATACAACTTCGCGCACTTTATCGGCACCAGCGCCGCCAGCCTCGAAGTCAAGCGACGCGCCCGGCGCAGCGCGAGTGCCGAGTCGCCAGTGTTACTGCTGGGCGAAACCGGCACCGGCAAAGAGTTGCTCGCCCAGGCCATCCACGGCGCCTCGCACCGCGCCCACAAAGCCTTTGTCAGCATCAACAGTGCGGCAATTCCCCATGACCTGCTGGAAGCCGAATTCTTCGGCACCGCACCGGGCGCGTTTACCGGGGCTGACCGCAAGGGGCGCCCGGGCAAATTTCAGATTGCCCAGGGCGGCACCCTGTTCCTCGATGAAATCGGCGATATGCCATTGCCGCTGCAAAGCAAATTGCTGCGGGTGTTGCAGGAAAAGGAATTCGAACCCGTAGGCTCCAACGAAATGCTGCACAGCGATGTGCGGGTGATTGCCGCCACGTCCATGGACCTGGAAGCCGCGATCAAGCGCGGGGAGTTTCGTGCGGATCTGTATTACCGCCTGAATGTGCTGCCGATCCAGGTGCCGCCGCTGCGTGAACGGCTGGAGGATATTCCGGCATTGAGCGAGGCGATCCTTGAAGAGCTGCGCAGCCAGCATGAACTGGACCGCGACGCCTTGGCACTGCTGGCACAGCATGCGTGGCCGGGGAATATCCGTGAGTTGCGCAATGTGCTGGAACGAGCCGCGTTGTTGAGCGATGACCTCGTGTTGAATGCCGAAGAGATTCGAGCGGCGATTGGCACGTTCAGCCCCGTGGAGCGCGGCGCTGTTGCGACGGTTGAAGGTGAAACGTTCGCGGCGGCGCGGGAGCGGTTCGATCGACAGGTTATCGGGGCGGCGCTCAAGGCCTGTGACGCGAATGTGGTGGAGGCAGCCCGGCGGTTGGGGCTGGGCAGGTCGACGTTGTACAAGAAAATGGTTGCCCTGGGCATCGCCTGA
- a CDS encoding acetoacetate--CoA ligase, translating into MSEILWQPSPERIRHTRMDQFRRFINERHALQLGDYPALHQWSIDQRPDFWQAIVAFFDVQFRSPPTTTLIEGAAMPSAQWFPGATLNFAEHLLRRRDDHRAVVAISEDGRREQLTYAELAAHVAGLQKSLRAAGVSQGDRVAACMPNTWQTLVGMLATTSLGAIWSCSSPDFGTQGVIDRFGQIEPKVLIACAGYQYAGKTIDQSAKLNEILERLPSLEQLIVVPYARPEARLENYRTQANVVLWQDVYQPGGEPEFVAVPFDHPLYILYSSGTTGVPKCIIHGTGGVLLTHLKEHGLHADLSREDCLFYYTTCGWMMWNWLVSVLAIGATAVLYDGSPFHPGPERLIDLIDAEKISVFGTSPKFLATLEKAGLQPRLSHDLGSLKGLISTGSPLSPQSYDYVYREIKGELCLSSMSGGTDIVSCFVIGNPVLPVRRGAMQCKSLAMAIEVWDDQGQPLVGEKGELVCTRHFPAMPIGLWNDPGQKKLRASYFSQFPGVWAQGDYAEQRPNGSLLIHGRSDAVLNPGGVRIGTAEIYRQVEKVPQVLESLAIGQRWQDDVRVVLFVRLDDNITLDEALEQQIRQVIRANTTPRHVPAKILAVTDIPRTISGKIVELAVRNVVHGEPVKNTDALANPQALEQFRDRPELA; encoded by the coding sequence ATGTCCGAGATCCTCTGGCAACCCTCCCCGGAACGCATCCGCCACACGCGGATGGACCAGTTCCGCCGCTTCATCAACGAACGCCACGCCTTGCAACTGGGCGACTACCCCGCCCTGCACCAATGGAGCATCGACCAGCGTCCGGACTTCTGGCAGGCCATCGTCGCCTTCTTCGACGTGCAATTTCGCAGCCCGCCCACCACCACGCTGATCGAAGGCGCTGCGATGCCCAGCGCCCAGTGGTTTCCCGGGGCGACCCTGAACTTTGCCGAGCACTTGCTGCGCCGCCGTGACGACCATCGCGCGGTGGTTGCCATCAGCGAAGACGGCCGACGCGAACAACTGACCTATGCCGAACTGGCCGCACACGTCGCAGGCCTGCAAAAAAGCCTGCGGGCAGCCGGTGTCAGCCAGGGCGACCGCGTCGCCGCGTGCATGCCCAACACCTGGCAAACCCTGGTGGGCATGCTCGCCACCACCAGCTTGGGCGCAATCTGGTCATGCTCCTCGCCGGATTTTGGCACCCAGGGCGTGATCGACCGTTTCGGCCAGATCGAGCCCAAGGTGCTGATCGCCTGCGCCGGCTACCAGTACGCCGGCAAAACCATCGACCAGAGCGCCAAGCTCAATGAAATCCTCGAACGGCTGCCATCCCTGGAGCAGTTGATTGTGGTGCCCTATGCGCGGCCCGAGGCGCGGCTCGAAAACTACCGCACCCAGGCGAACGTCGTACTGTGGCAGGACGTTTACCAACCCGGCGGCGAGCCCGAGTTTGTCGCAGTGCCGTTCGACCACCCGCTGTACATCCTTTATTCCAGCGGCACCACCGGCGTGCCCAAATGCATCATCCACGGCACCGGCGGCGTGTTGCTCACCCACCTCAAGGAACACGGCCTGCATGCCGACCTGTCACGCGAGGACTGCCTGTTCTACTACACCACCTGCGGCTGGATGATGTGGAACTGGCTGGTCTCGGTGCTGGCCATCGGCGCCACGGCGGTGCTGTATGACGGCTCGCCCTTTCATCCGGGCCCTGAGCGTTTGATCGACCTGATCGATGCCGAAAAGATCAGCGTATTCGGCACCAGCCCCAAGTTCCTCGCCACCCTGGAGAAGGCCGGCCTGCAACCGCGCCTGAGCCATGACCTGGGCAGCCTCAAAGGGCTGATCTCGACCGGTTCGCCGCTGTCGCCCCAGAGCTACGACTATGTGTACCGCGAGATCAAGGGCGAGCTGTGCCTGTCCTCCATGTCCGGCGGTACCGATATCGTGTCCTGCTTTGTGATCGGCAACCCGGTGTTGCCGGTACGGCGCGGCGCCATGCAGTGCAAGAGCCTGGCGATGGCCATCGAGGTGTGGGACGACCAGGGCCAGCCATTAGTCGGTGAAAAAGGCGAACTGGTGTGCACCCGGCACTTCCCGGCCATGCCCATCGGGTTGTGGAACGACCCCGGCCAGAAGAAGCTGCGCGCCTCGTATTTCAGCCAGTTCCCCGGCGTGTGGGCCCAGGGCGACTACGCCGAGCAACGCCCCAACGGCAGCCTGTTGATTCACGGGCGCTCCGACGCGGTGCTCAACCCCGGCGGCGTGCGCATCGGCACGGCAGAGATCTATCGCCAGGTAGAAAAGGTACCGCAAGTGCTGGAAAGCCTGGCCATCGGCCAACGCTGGCAGGACGACGTGCGGGTGGTGCTGTTCGTGCGCCTCGATGACAACATCACGCTGGATGAGGCGTTGGAACAGCAAATCCGCCAGGTAATCCGTGCCAACACCACGCCACGCCACGTGCCGGCCAAGATCCTGGCTGTCACCGATATCCCCCGCACCATCAGCGGCAAAATCGTCGAATTGGCGGTGCGCAACGTGGTGCATGGCGAACCGGTCAAGAACACCGACGCCCTGGCCAACCCGCAGGCACTGGAGCAGTTCCGCGACCGCCCGGAACTGGCGTAA
- a CDS encoding sugar kinase produces MTTQTRIALIGECMIELQHRADGSLKQSFGGDTLNTAVYLRRELGPIGSVDYVTALGDDSFSDAMCQQWTDEGLGLDLVQRLPGRLPGLYCIQTDTHGERKFLYWRNEAAVRDCFTTPAAEPILAALPSYDVVYFSGITLAVLGEVGRARLLQVLVEARRRGAKVVFDNNYRPRLWASVEAARAAYHKVLAEVDIALLTEDDERALFGYADSEQVFTAYPAIEEVVLKRGADACLIRCNGERFVVPALTVEKVVDTTAAGDSFSAAYLASRLKGDSPEEAALAGHRLASRVIQVAGALIPRE; encoded by the coding sequence ATGACCACCCAAACCCGCATCGCCCTCATCGGCGAATGCATGATCGAACTGCAACACCGCGCCGATGGCAGCCTGAAACAGAGCTTCGGCGGCGACACCCTGAACACAGCGGTATACCTGCGCCGTGAACTGGGGCCGATCGGCAGCGTCGATTACGTCACTGCCCTGGGCGATGACAGCTTCAGCGACGCCATGTGCCAACAATGGACCGACGAAGGTCTGGGGCTGGACTTGGTCCAGCGTCTGCCGGGGCGATTGCCGGGCTTGTATTGCATCCAGACCGACACCCACGGCGAGCGCAAATTCCTCTATTGGCGCAACGAAGCCGCGGTGCGCGACTGCTTCACTACGCCTGCGGCCGAGCCGATCCTGGCGGCGTTGCCGAGTTATGACGTGGTGTACTTCAGCGGCATTACCCTGGCGGTACTGGGCGAGGTCGGACGTGCGCGTTTACTGCAGGTGCTGGTCGAAGCCCGCCGCCGTGGTGCCAAGGTGGTGTTCGATAACAACTACCGACCGCGCTTGTGGGCCAGTGTCGAGGCGGCGCGTGCGGCTTATCACAAGGTGCTGGCCGAAGTGGATATCGCCTTGCTGACCGAGGATGACGAGCGTGCGTTGTTTGGCTATGCCGACAGCGAGCAGGTGTTTACGGCGTACCCGGCGATTGAGGAAGTGGTGCTCAAGCGCGGGGCGGATGCGTGTTTGATCCGCTGCAACGGCGAGCGCTTTGTCGTGCCGGCGTTGACGGTCGAGAAGGTGGTGGATACGACGGCGGCGGGTGATTCGTTCAGTGCAGCGTATCTGGCCAGTCGGCTCAAGGGTGATTCGCCAGAGGAGGCAGCGTTGGCCGGGCATCGGTTGGCGAGCCGGGTGATTCAGGTGGCAGGGGCGCTGATTCCCAGAGAGTAA
- a CDS encoding ABC transporter ATP-binding protein, producing the protein MNLIEIRDLSVAFSGQTVVNKLCLDVRPGECLALVGESGSGKSVTAHSVLQLLPEAGTETTGSIRYRGQELIGASAATLQKLRGNRIAMIFQEPMTSLNPLHSIEKQIGETLLLHKGLGGKAAQARILELLELVGIQKPQERLKAYPHQLSGGQRQRVMIAMALACEPELLIADEPTTALDVTVQRKILLLLKSLQQRLGMSLLLISHDLNLVRSIAQRVCVMRAGEIVEQADCETLFTAPQHPYSRLLLDAEPSGDVLCSDPRETVLDVTDLSVQFPLGGGLFRRKTYLRAVDGISLSVQRGKTLGIVGESGSGKSTLGQAILRLLDSSGSIRFQGEALDPLNHQQMRPWRKQMQVVFQDPYGSLSPRMSVQQIISEGLEVHAPCSLADRDAQVIQVLKDVGLDPASRHRYPHEFSGGQRQRIAIARALVLKPALMLLDEPTSALDRTVQKQVVALLRELQDKYGLTYLFISHDLAVVRALAHDMIVIKDGKVVERGASHDVFESPQHPYTKELLAAACGLST; encoded by the coding sequence ATGAACCTGATCGAAATCCGCGACCTCAGCGTCGCCTTCAGCGGCCAGACGGTGGTGAACAAGCTCTGCCTGGACGTGCGCCCCGGTGAATGCCTGGCGCTGGTGGGTGAGTCGGGCTCGGGCAAATCAGTGACGGCCCATTCGGTCCTGCAACTGCTGCCCGAGGCCGGCACCGAAACCACCGGCTCCATCCGGTACCGCGGCCAGGAACTGATCGGCGCTTCAGCGGCCACCTTGCAGAAGCTGCGCGGCAACCGCATCGCGATGATCTTCCAGGAGCCGATGACCTCCCTCAACCCGCTGCACAGCATCGAAAAGCAGATCGGCGAAACCCTGCTGCTGCACAAGGGCCTGGGCGGCAAGGCGGCGCAGGCGCGCATCCTCGAACTGCTAGAACTGGTGGGCATCCAGAAACCCCAGGAGCGCCTCAAGGCCTACCCGCACCAACTGTCCGGCGGCCAACGCCAACGGGTGATGATCGCCATGGCCCTGGCCTGCGAGCCGGAACTGCTGATCGCCGACGAACCCACCACCGCGCTGGACGTGACGGTGCAGCGCAAGATCCTGCTGCTACTCAAGTCGTTGCAGCAGCGCCTGGGCATGTCGCTGCTGCTGATCAGTCATGACCTCAATCTGGTGCGCAGCATCGCCCAGCGCGTGTGTGTGATGCGCGCCGGCGAGATCGTCGAGCAGGCCGACTGCGAGACCTTGTTCACCGCGCCGCAACACCCTTACAGCCGCCTGTTGCTGGACGCCGAACCGTCCGGCGATGTGCTGTGCAGCGACCCACGCGAGACGGTGCTGGACGTGACCGACCTGAGCGTACAGTTCCCCCTCGGCGGCGGGCTGTTCCGGCGCAAGACCTACCTGCGTGCGGTGGACGGCATCAGCCTCAGCGTGCAGCGCGGCAAGACCTTGGGAATTGTCGGCGAGTCCGGCTCGGGCAAGTCCACCCTGGGCCAGGCGATCCTGCGCCTGCTGGATTCCAGCGGCAGCATCCGCTTCCAGGGTGAAGCCCTCGACCCGCTGAACCACCAGCAAATGCGCCCATGGCGCAAACAGATGCAGGTGGTGTTCCAGGACCCTTACGGCAGCCTCAGCCCACGCATGTCGGTGCAGCAGATCATCAGCGAAGGCCTGGAAGTCCACGCGCCGTGCAGCCTCGCCGACCGTGATGCGCAAGTGATCCAGGTACTCAAGGACGTGGGCCTCGACCCCGCCAGCCGGCACCGTTACCCCCATGAGTTTTCCGGTGGCCAGCGCCAACGCATCGCCATCGCCCGCGCCCTGGTGCTCAAGCCCGCGCTGATGCTATTGGACGAACCCACCTCGGCGCTGGACCGTACGGTGCAAAAACAAGTGGTCGCGCTGCTACGTGAACTGCAGGACAAATACGGCCTGACCTACCTGTTTATCAGCCACGACCTGGCCGTGGTGCGCGCCCTGGCCCATGACATGATCGTGATCAAGGACGGTAAGGTGGTGGAGCGCGGTGCGAGCCATGATGTGTTCGAATCGCCGCAACATCCGTACACCAAAGAGCTGCTGGCGGCGGCGTGCGGACTCTCGACATGA
- a CDS encoding 3-hydroxybutyrate dehydrogenase: MTTLNGKTALVTGSTSGIGLGIALSLAKAGANLILNGFGDASAVIAQVQAFGGKVGHHPADVSDPAQIAEMIAYAEREFGGVDILVNNAGIQHVAAVEDFPAERWDSIIAINLSSVFHSTRLSLPGMKAKGWGRIVNIASVHGQVGSVGKAAYVAAKHGVIGLTKVVGLETATSNVTCNAICPGWVLTPLVQKQIDDRVAKGVAPQQAQHDLLAEKQPSLEFVTPPQLGELVLFLCSEAGAQVRGAAWNIDGGWLAQ; the protein is encoded by the coding sequence ATGACGACTTTGAATGGCAAGACCGCCCTGGTCACCGGCTCCACCAGCGGCATCGGCCTGGGGATCGCCCTGAGCCTGGCCAAGGCCGGCGCGAACCTGATCCTCAACGGCTTCGGCGACGCCAGTGCGGTGATCGCCCAGGTCCAGGCGTTTGGCGGCAAGGTCGGCCATCACCCGGCAGACGTCAGCGACCCGGCGCAGATTGCCGAGATGATCGCCTACGCCGAGCGTGAGTTCGGCGGCGTGGACATTCTGGTCAACAACGCTGGGATCCAGCACGTGGCGGCAGTGGAAGACTTCCCGGCTGAACGCTGGGACTCGATCATTGCGATCAACCTATCCTCGGTGTTCCACAGCACGCGCCTGAGCCTGCCTGGCATGAAGGCCAAGGGCTGGGGGCGTATCGTCAATATCGCCTCGGTGCATGGCCAGGTCGGTTCGGTGGGCAAGGCGGCCTATGTGGCGGCCAAGCACGGCGTGATCGGCTTGACCAAAGTGGTGGGGCTGGAGACGGCCACCAGCAACGTGACCTGCAATGCGATTTGCCCAGGTTGGGTGCTGACGCCGTTGGTGCAAAAGCAGATTGATGATCGCGTGGCCAAAGGCGTGGCCCCACAACAGGCGCAGCATGATCTGCTCGCCGAGAAGCAGCCGTCGCTGGAGTTCGTGACGCCGCCGCAGCTGGGTGAGCTGGTGCTGTTCTTGTGCAGCGAGGCCGGTGCCCAGGTGCGTGGTGCGGCGTGGAACATTGATGGCGGCTGGCTGGCCCAATAA
- a CDS encoding peptidylprolyl isomerase: MKAQARHILVKTSEEAEQLKQRIAKGEAFDVLAKKYSTCPSGKRGGDLGEVRPGQMVGAIDAVIFKKPVKVVHGPIKSKFGYHLVQVFYRD, from the coding sequence ATGAAAGCCCAAGCCCGTCATATCCTGGTGAAAACCAGCGAAGAAGCCGAACAGCTCAAACAGCGCATCGCCAAGGGCGAAGCCTTTGATGTGCTGGCCAAGAAGTACTCGACCTGCCCGTCCGGCAAGCGCGGCGGTGATCTGGGTGAAGTACGGCCAGGGCAGATGGTCGGGGCGATTGATGCAGTGATCTTCAAGAAGCCGGTGAAGGTGGTTCACGGGCCGATCAAGAGCAAGTTTGGGTATCACTTGGTGCAGGTGTTTTACCGGGACTGA
- a CDS encoding GntP family permease, with amino-acid sequence MSVIIALAALALLMLAAYRGYSVILFAPIAALGAVLLTDPSAVAPAFTGVFMEKMVGFIKLYFPVFLLGAVFGKLIELSGFSRSIVAAAIRLLGTRQAMLVIVLVCALLTYGGVSLFVVVFAVYPFAAEMFRQSNIPKRLIPATIALGAFSFTMDALPGTPQIQNIIPSTFFNTTAWAAPWLGLIGTIFVFCAGMLYLARQRNKAQRAGEGYGTELRNEPETAENLTLPNPWVALSPLILVGVMNLLFTHWIPQWYGKTHSLSLPGMSTPVTTEIAKLTAIWAVQAALLVGIIVVLVFGFSAIKSKLAEGSKSAVSGALLAAMNTASEYGFGAVIASLPGFLVLADWLKGIPNPLVNEAITVTLLAGITGSASGGMSIALAAMSESFISAAHAANIPLEVLHRVAAMASGGMDTLPHNGAVITLLAVTGLTHREAYKDIFGITIIKTLAVFVVIGTFYATGIV; translated from the coding sequence ATGAGTGTGATCATTGCCCTGGCAGCGCTCGCGCTGCTGATGCTGGCTGCCTACCGTGGCTATAGCGTTATCCTGTTTGCCCCCATTGCCGCCCTCGGCGCTGTTTTGCTCACCGATCCGTCTGCCGTCGCCCCTGCCTTTACCGGGGTGTTCATGGAGAAGATGGTCGGGTTTATCAAACTGTATTTCCCGGTGTTCCTGCTCGGCGCGGTGTTCGGCAAGCTGATTGAGCTGTCGGGCTTCTCGCGGTCGATTGTTGCGGCGGCGATTCGCTTGCTCGGCACGCGCCAGGCGATGCTGGTGATCGTGCTGGTCTGCGCCCTGCTCACCTACGGTGGCGTATCGCTGTTCGTGGTGGTGTTTGCGGTGTACCCGTTCGCGGCAGAGATGTTCCGCCAGAGCAATATCCCCAAGCGCTTGATCCCGGCGACCATTGCCCTCGGCGCATTCTCGTTCACCATGGACGCCCTGCCCGGCACGCCGCAGATCCAGAACATCATCCCCAGCACCTTCTTCAACACCACTGCGTGGGCCGCGCCGTGGCTGGGTTTGATCGGTACAATCTTCGTGTTTTGCGCGGGCATGCTGTACCTGGCGCGTCAACGCAACAAGGCCCAGCGCGCCGGCGAAGGCTACGGCACCGAGTTGCGCAATGAGCCGGAAACCGCCGAGAACCTGACCCTGCCCAACCCGTGGGTCGCGCTGTCGCCGCTGATCCTGGTGGGCGTGATGAACCTGCTGTTCACCCACTGGATCCCGCAGTGGTACGGCAAGACACACAGCCTCAGCCTGCCGGGCATGAGCACGCCGGTGACCACCGAAATCGCCAAGCTCACCGCGATCTGGGCAGTGCAGGCCGCGTTGCTGGTAGGGATCATCGTGGTGCTGGTGTTCGGCTTCTCGGCGATCAAGAGCAAACTGGCCGAGGGCAGTAAAAGTGCGGTCAGCGGCGCATTGCTGGCGGCGATGAACACCGCCTCGGAATACGGCTTTGGTGCGGTGATCGCCTCGCTGCCAGGCTTTCTGGTGCTGGCGGACTGGCTCAAGGGCATCCCCAACCCGCTGGTCAATGAAGCAATTACTGTGACCCTGCTGGCTGGCATCACCGGTTCCGCGTCGGGCGGCATGAGCATCGCCCTGGCGGCCATGTCCGAGAGCTTTATTTCGGCGGCCCATGCGGCCAATATCCCCCTTGAAGTGCTGCACCGGGTCGCGGCGATGGCCAGCGGCGGCATGGACACTCTGCCCCACAACGGCGCGGTGATCACACTGCTGGCGGTCACCGGGCTGACCCACCGCGAAGCCTACAAGGACATTTTCGGCATCACGATCATCAAGACCCTCGCGGTGTTCGTGGTGATCGGTACTTTCTACGCCACCGGCATTGTGTGA
- a CDS encoding PAS domain-containing protein: protein MKGTSTGSDAAALIARLDWARSPLGEANDWPQSLRTAVDIVIHSPMPMLLLWGSQLTQLYNDGFALLAGNKHPEAMGQPAHQTWPELESFTGPIYDAVLNGQVRTFSEQRFVLQRNNRDTEIWLDLTYSPIRDESACVAGILVTAIETNERRKAQHNTEQRLQLALAATDAVGTWDWDIGEDRFIADAHFAYLHGVAPSEAGLLPISDYLHGVHPEDRGTVARSIKHCITHGTEYAEEYRLQQADGQVRWVFARGRCYKDHHGRPARFLGAALDLTERKHTEQALRQSQTELQLIINAMPVLIGYVDHEQRFRLNNSAYLEWYGMTPQELYGKTIREVLGDEVYAGREDKITAALKGKACSFLTITPHRDGRPRHALMKYLPRFSNDGSVNGFYIFVIDETERKLTEEALRHLNENLEERVAQRTQALAEANQRLQNEMYERERAEDALRHAQKMEAVGQLTGGIAHDFNNMLTGIIGSLDLMQRYIAAGRSDEIGRFTDAAVSSAHRAAALTHRLLAFSRRQSLDRRPTDPNQLVASLEDLFQRTKGAHITLKVQLGHDIWPVNTDASQLENALLNLVINARDAMPDGGELLIETANSYLDGTDIITLEPVKAGDYVMLGVCDNGTGMAPKILAKAFDPFFTTKPIGQGTGLGLSMIYGFAQQSGGHVTIHSEPGQGTCVRLYLPRLHGTALESNQPASLGEAPVALAGEAVVVVEDDPAVRMLVVNVLDELGYTAHQAADSRTALPLLESDLRVDLLVTDVGLPGMNGRQLAEIARQHRPGLRVLFMTGYAEKAAERQGFLEDGMDMVAKPFSIDLLATKIRSMISVVK from the coding sequence ATGAAAGGAACATCCACCGGTAGCGACGCCGCCGCATTGATTGCGCGGCTGGACTGGGCACGAAGCCCCCTCGGTGAGGCCAATGATTGGCCGCAAAGCCTGCGTACAGCGGTCGATATCGTTATCCATTCGCCGATGCCGATGCTCCTGCTGTGGGGCAGCCAGCTCACCCAACTCTACAACGACGGTTTTGCCCTGCTGGCCGGCAACAAGCACCCCGAAGCGATGGGCCAACCGGCGCACCAGACGTGGCCAGAGCTGGAAAGCTTTACCGGCCCGATCTACGATGCCGTACTCAACGGCCAGGTGCGCACCTTCAGCGAGCAGCGCTTCGTCCTGCAACGCAATAACCGTGATACGGAAATCTGGCTGGACCTGACCTACAGCCCGATCCGCGATGAAAGCGCCTGCGTGGCGGGCATCCTCGTCACCGCCATCGAAACCAACGAACGCCGCAAAGCCCAGCACAATACCGAGCAGCGCCTGCAGCTTGCCCTGGCGGCGACCGACGCCGTAGGCACCTGGGATTGGGATATCGGCGAAGACCGCTTTATCGCCGATGCCCATTTCGCCTACCTGCACGGCGTCGCTCCCAGCGAAGCCGGCCTGCTGCCCATCAGCGACTACCTCCACGGAGTGCACCCTGAAGACCGTGGCACGGTGGCGCGCAGCATCAAGCACTGCATCACCCACGGCACCGAATACGCCGAGGAATACCGCCTCCAGCAGGCCGATGGACAGGTGCGCTGGGTATTTGCCCGAGGCCGCTGCTACAAGGATCACCACGGCCGCCCGGCACGTTTCCTCGGCGCCGCGCTGGACCTGACCGAGCGCAAGCACACCGAGCAGGCGCTGCGCCAAAGCCAGACCGAATTGCAATTGATCATCAACGCCATGCCGGTACTGATCGGCTATGTCGACCACGAGCAGCGCTTTCGCCTGAACAACAGCGCCTACCTTGAGTGGTACGGCATGACGCCCCAAGAGCTGTACGGCAAGACCATCCGCGAAGTGCTGGGCGACGAAGTGTATGCCGGGCGCGAAGACAAGATCACTGCCGCACTCAAGGGCAAGGCCTGCAGCTTCCTGACCATCACGCCCCACCGCGACGGACGGCCGCGTCATGCACTGATGAAGTACCTGCCGCGCTTCAGCAATGACGGCTCGGTGAACGGTTTCTACATCTTCGTGATCGATGAAACTGAACGCAAACTCACCGAAGAAGCCCTGCGCCACCTCAACGAAAACCTCGAAGAGCGCGTGGCCCAGCGCACCCAGGCGCTGGCGGAGGCCAACCAGCGCCTGCAAAACGAGATGTATGAACGCGAGCGCGCCGAAGATGCGTTGCGCCATGCGCAGAAAATGGAAGCGGTGGGCCAGCTCACCGGCGGCATCGCCCATGATTTCAACAACATGCTCACCGGGATTATCGGCAGCCTGGACCTGATGCAACGCTATATCGCCGCCGGGCGCAGCGATGAGATCGGGCGTTTTACCGATGCCGCCGTGTCATCGGCCCATCGCGCTGCCGCCCTCACCCACCGCCTGCTGGCGTTCTCGCGCCGCCAATCGCTGGACCGACGCCCCACCGACCCCAACCAGCTGGTGGCGTCCCTGGAAGATCTGTTCCAGCGCACCAAAGGCGCCCATATCACGCTCAAGGTACAACTGGGCCACGATATCTGGCCGGTCAACACCGATGCCAGCCAACTGGAAAACGCTCTGCTCAACCTGGTGATCAACGCCCGCGATGCCATGCCAGACGGTGGCGAACTGCTGATCGAAACCGCCAACAGTTACCTGGACGGCACCGACATCATCACCCTCGAACCGGTCAAGGCCGGCGACTATGTGATGCTCGGCGTATGTGACAACGGCACCGGCATGGCGCCGAAGATTCTCGCCAAGGCGTTCGACCCATTCTTTACCACCAAGCCCATCGGCCAAGGCACCGGCCTGGGCTTGTCGATGATCTACGGGTTTGCCCAACAGTCCGGCGGGCACGTCACGATCCACAGCGAACCCGGCCAAGGCACCTGCGTGCGCCTGTACCTGCCGCGCCTGCACGGCACCGCACTGGAAAGCAACCAGCCCGCCAGCCTCGGCGAAGCGCCGGTGGCCCTGGCCGGTGAAGCCGTGGTGGTGGTCGAGGACGACCCGGCGGTGCGCATGCTGGTGGTGAATGTGCTGGATGAGTTGGGTTACACCGCGCATCAGGCAGCGGACTCACGCACCGCATTGCCCCTGCTGGAGTCGGACCTGCGTGTGGACCTGCTGGTGACCGACGTTGGCCTGCCCGGCATGAACGGCCGGCAACTGGCGGAAATCGCCCGCCAGCACCGCCCAGGGCTGCGGGTGCTGTTCATGACCGGTTACGCCGAGAAAGCCGCCGAGCGCCAGGGTTTCCTGGAGGACGGCATGGACATGGTGGCCAAGCCGTTCTCCATCGACCTGCTGGCGACTAAAATCCGCAGCATGATCAGCGTGGTCAAATGA